Proteins from a single region of Sesamum indicum cultivar Zhongzhi No. 13 linkage group LG5, S_indicum_v1.0, whole genome shotgun sequence:
- the LOC105161813 gene encoding proline-rich transmembrane protein 2-like: MQKGKEPTSTMPPPKDSDPLLQLPSEPTKAADHQPGSENPLLVPPEKTKGSLEESKSEKEGSALQEPQELINPTPSAHTSSSTTTAPSEVVATVEEINSSGRERLKRHRVEVAGRVWIPEMWGQEELLKDWIDCTAFDATLMNSTNKSLPDLFSCMKVRQLNDIFLAAPPC, from the exons atGCAAAAAGGTAAAGAACCGACCAGTACCATGCCACCTCCCAAAGACTCCGACCCATTGCTGCAGCTTCCATCCGAACCCACCAAAGCTGCAGACCATCAACCCGGATCCGAGAACCCATTATTAGTTCCACCGGAGAAGACAAAGGGATCATTGGAGGAGAGTAAGTCCGAGAAGGAGGGATCAGCTCTGCAGGAACCACAAGAGCTCATAAACCCCACGCCATCTGCTCATACAAGTAGTAGTACTACCACTGCACCAAGCGAGGTGGTGGCAACAGTAGAGGAGATTAACAGCAGCGGGAGGGAGAGGCTGAAGAGGCACCGGGTGGAGGTGGCGGGTCGGGTCTGGATACCGGAGATGTGGGGGCAGGAGGAGTTGCTGAAAGACTGGATCGATTGCACGGCGTTTGATGCCACGCTGATGAACAGCA CAAACAAATCATTACCAGATTTATTTAGTTGCATGAAAGTTAGACAGTTGAATGACATTTTCTTGGCTGCGCCGCCGTGTTAG